In Halorubellus sp. JP-L1, one DNA window encodes the following:
- a CDS encoding alpha/beta fold hydrolase yields the protein MIPDDERANAVGADGEGTDESVDGDDGPANVGSGVAVVDGRQIAYRRAGSTGPPLVLLHGAGVDDAGLSWEHVLPALGREHRVYAIDWPGHGDSDDAPEHSIDAYRRVLAGVLDDLGLESVRLAGISLGAGVALSFALESPERVSRLAALSSYGIGESIPAGSLWYALANLPGANQAGYAAMGTSTFAARNGLSQVVHDVSALDPSFVEAFRERASRRGAGAAFAAFQRNEIGPSGRVATNLAPRLPDLAVETLFVHGRDDPLFPVEWARRAAERAPNATLVEIPACGHWPTHEHPEVVVDALSDFFAD from the coding sequence ATGATCCCCGACGACGAGCGCGCGAACGCCGTGGGAGCGGACGGGGAGGGGACGGACGAGTCAGTCGACGGTGACGACGGGCCGGCGAACGTCGGGTCGGGCGTCGCGGTCGTCGACGGCCGCCAGATCGCGTATCGTCGCGCCGGTTCGACGGGACCGCCGCTCGTACTCTTGCACGGCGCGGGCGTGGACGACGCCGGCCTCTCCTGGGAGCACGTCCTGCCGGCGCTCGGCCGCGAACACCGCGTGTACGCGATCGACTGGCCGGGCCACGGCGACAGCGACGACGCGCCCGAGCACTCGATCGACGCGTACCGGCGCGTGCTCGCCGGCGTCCTCGACGACCTCGGCCTGGAGTCGGTCCGGCTCGCCGGCATCTCGCTGGGGGCCGGGGTCGCGCTCTCGTTCGCGCTCGAGTCCCCCGAGCGCGTCAGCCGGCTCGCCGCGCTGTCGAGCTACGGTATCGGGGAGTCCATCCCGGCGGGGTCGCTCTGGTACGCGCTCGCGAACCTCCCGGGCGCGAACCAGGCGGGCTACGCCGCGATGGGGACGTCGACGTTCGCCGCCCGGAACGGGCTGTCGCAGGTCGTTCACGACGTGAGCGCGCTCGACCCGTCCTTCGTGGAGGCGTTCCGCGAGCGCGCGAGTCGACGCGGTGCCGGCGCGGCGTTCGCCGCGTTCCAGCGCAACGAGATCGGTCCTTCGGGGCGGGTCGCTACGAATCTCGCACCGCGACTGCCCGACCTCGCGGTCGAGACGCTGTTCGTGCACGGCCGCGACGACCCGCTATTCCCCGTCGAGTGGGCGCGCCGTGCCGCGGAGCGCGCGCCGAACGCGACGCTCGTGGAGATCCCGGCGTGCGGGCACTGGCCGACTCACGAGCATCCCGAGGTCGTCGTCGACGCGCTCTCGGACTTCTTCGCGGACTGA
- a CDS encoding tRNA sulfurtransferase, giving the protein MQLPGADVVLVRHGDLGSKSRGVKRDMEHRLGENLRTILDDRDLAGDVELTWSRPRVHTTEGDAAAVARAAADTFGVVSASPALTVESDLDAISDALTETAREVYDAGAFAVDARRSDRSLAFDSEDVQREGGQAIWDAVADAESDGFEPEVDLDDPDVRFGVEVREEATFVYTETVEGVGGLPLGTQAPLVALVSGGIDSPVAAFEVMKRGSPVVPVYVDLGDYGGPDHRARAVQTVRDLSRYAPNVDLTTWVVPGGDAVSRLVDGMDRGRMLSHRRFLLAVGEAVAKRSGAAGVVTGEAIGQKSSQTTRNLAVTDAATTLPVHRPLLAWDKHDVTERAREIGTFADSTIDAGCNRIVPDEPVVAGSRDQIRALEPDGLFEWAAEAVADAERVPIGDDGED; this is encoded by the coding sequence ATGCAACTCCCTGGTGCGGACGTCGTCCTGGTGCGCCACGGCGACCTCGGCTCGAAGTCGCGCGGCGTCAAGCGGGACATGGAGCACCGGCTGGGGGAGAACCTCCGCACGATCCTCGACGACCGCGACCTCGCGGGCGACGTGGAGTTGACGTGGTCGCGACCGCGGGTGCACACGACCGAAGGCGACGCGGCGGCGGTCGCGCGGGCCGCCGCTGACACGTTCGGCGTCGTTTCCGCGAGCCCCGCGCTGACGGTCGAGTCGGACCTGGACGCGATCTCCGACGCGCTCACCGAAACCGCTCGCGAGGTGTACGACGCGGGCGCGTTCGCGGTCGACGCGCGCCGGAGCGACCGCTCGCTCGCGTTCGACAGCGAGGACGTGCAGCGGGAGGGTGGACAGGCGATCTGGGACGCGGTCGCAGACGCCGAGTCGGACGGGTTCGAACCCGAAGTCGACCTCGACGACCCGGACGTCAGGTTCGGCGTGGAGGTCCGCGAAGAGGCGACGTTCGTCTACACCGAGACGGTCGAGGGCGTCGGCGGGCTCCCGCTGGGGACGCAGGCGCCGCTCGTCGCGCTCGTCTCCGGTGGCATCGACTCGCCGGTCGCCGCGTTCGAGGTCATGAAGCGCGGCAGTCCGGTCGTCCCCGTGTACGTCGACCTCGGGGACTACGGCGGCCCGGACCATCGCGCTCGCGCCGTGCAGACGGTGCGGGACCTCTCGCGGTACGCGCCGAACGTCGACCTGACGACCTGGGTCGTGCCGGGTGGGGACGCCGTCTCGCGACTCGTCGACGGGATGGACCGCGGCCGGATGCTGAGCCACCGGCGGTTCCTGCTCGCGGTCGGCGAGGCCGTCGCCAAGCGATCCGGGGCGGCGGGCGTCGTCACCGGCGAGGCCATCGGCCAGAAGTCCAGTCAGACCACGCGGAACCTCGCCGTCACCGACGCCGCGACGACGCTCCCAGTTCACCGACCGCTGCTCGCCTGGGACAAGCACGACGTCACCGAGCGAGCCCGCGAGATCGGGACGTTCGCGGACTCGACGATCGACGCCGGCTGCAACCGGATCGTCCCCGACGAACCCGTCGTCGCCGGCAGCCGCGACCAGATCCGGGCGCTCGAACCGGACGGCCTCTTCGAGTGGGCCGCGGAGGCCGTCGCGGACGCCGAGCGCGTCCCCATCGGCGACGACGGCGAGGACTGA
- a CDS encoding HTTM domain-containing protein, with product MTAASRIRWALADRFSVDRRALAAFRVALASIVLLDLALRLPDATAFYTDAGVLPRSLLLELYPTLGRLSAHALFGGLWWQLVLFAATVVAALAMAVGYRTRLATAATLLGLVSLQLRNPVLLNAGDSLLRRLLLWSLLLPLGARWSVDARSRGQPTGVDADGPARRVASLAAAGLLVQVLAVYVANAVLKARGDAWHAGTAGRYAFGMDAVTVLLGDWLAGQTLLLTAGTYAWLVVLASAPLLVLATGRRRTGVVAAFAAGHLAMALTLRLGVFPLVSIAALLPFLPSSVWDRLERTVDSRVIGSRFFERTVDRLPATGRGLLPSAVRDRGPGFGRAVAACLLAFVLVWNAAGIGLLALPPAATDTVDPEERRWDMFAPEPRATGGWYVTVGTTDGGERVDAFAGTDSLERPLDVDATYPSHRWYVYLTHLRDSPAPDLRERFGAYLCERWSRQNGGSLARVNVTFVASTVRLDGPDRVDRMPFGETACG from the coding sequence ATGACCGCCGCGTCGCGAATCCGATGGGCGCTCGCCGACCGGTTCTCGGTGGACCGGCGAGCGCTCGCCGCGTTCCGGGTCGCGCTCGCATCGATAGTCCTCCTCGACCTCGCACTTCGGCTCCCGGACGCGACGGCGTTCTACACGGACGCGGGCGTCCTCCCGCGTTCGCTCCTCCTCGAACTCTACCCGACCCTCGGCCGGCTCTCCGCGCACGCGCTGTTCGGCGGGCTCTGGTGGCAGCTCGTTCTGTTCGCGGCAACCGTCGTCGCCGCGCTCGCGATGGCGGTCGGGTACAGGACGCGGCTCGCGACCGCCGCGACGCTCTTGGGCCTCGTCTCGCTCCAACTGCGGAACCCCGTGCTACTGAACGCCGGCGACTCGCTGCTCAGGCGGCTCCTCCTGTGGAGTCTGCTCCTCCCGCTCGGTGCGCGCTGGAGCGTCGACGCACGCTCTCGCGGGCAGCCCACTGGCGTCGACGCCGATGGTCCGGCGAGACGGGTCGCGTCGCTCGCCGCCGCGGGCCTGCTCGTCCAGGTGCTCGCGGTGTACGTCGCCAACGCAGTTCTCAAGGCCAGGGGGGACGCCTGGCACGCCGGCACCGCGGGCCGGTACGCGTTCGGGATGGACGCCGTAACGGTACTCCTCGGCGACTGGCTCGCCGGCCAAACGCTGCTCCTGACCGCCGGCACGTACGCCTGGCTGGTCGTGCTCGCGAGCGCGCCCCTGCTCGTGCTCGCGACCGGCCGTCGCCGGACCGGGGTCGTGGCCGCGTTCGCCGCCGGCCACCTCGCGATGGCGCTCACGCTTCGCCTCGGCGTCTTCCCGCTCGTCTCCATCGCCGCCCTCCTCCCCTTCCTCCCGTCGTCGGTCTGGGATCGCCTCGAGCGCACGGTCGACTCGCGAGTGATCGGTTCCCGGTTCTTCGAGCGAACCGTCGACCGCCTGCCCGCGACCGGGCGCGGTCTCCTGCCGTCGGCGGTCCGCGATCGCGGCCCCGGTTTCGGTCGTGCGGTCGCCGCTTGCCTGCTCGCGTTCGTGCTCGTCTGGAACGCCGCCGGCATCGGTTTGCTCGCGCTCCCGCCCGCCGCGACCGACACCGTCGACCCAGAGGAGCGTCGCTGGGACATGTTCGCGCCCGAGCCTCGCGCCACCGGCGGCTGGTACGTCACCGTCGGCACGACCGACGGCGGCGAGCGCGTCGACGCGTTCGCCGGCACCGACTCGCTCGAGCGGCCGTTGGACGTCGACGCGACCTACCCGAGCCATCGCTGGTACGTCTACCTCACGCACCTTCGGGATTCTCCGGCACCCGATCTCCGCGAGCGCTTCGGCGCGTACCTCTGCGAGCGCTGGAGCCGCCAGAACGGCGGGTCGCTCGCTCGCGTGAACGTCACGTTCGTCGCGAGCACCGTCCGGCTCGACGGCCCCGATCGCGTCGACCGGATGCCGTTCGGAGAGACGGCCTGTGGCTGA
- a CDS encoding GNAT family N-acetyltransferase codes for MVDLGLHRLRRSRPGRALAAGLSRLGLARTSMVVYARPLGSTDEEAAQFDDVPSAVDEMPLDATRSGETPPDVTLDVVRASELSIRPSPEFEDLAPSDFVVLARDASAPESVHGWVFVTLERPVSVTELSTTVRFDGAYLWGLFVAPSERERGVATVLLSRAVAFAGSDRVEAAYALVAAENAPSRRAFETVGFEAVDEVSYQRAFVWERRRGSLHADREYST; via the coding sequence ATGGTGGACCTCGGCCTGCATCGGCTGCGGCGGTCGCGGCCGGGACGTGCACTCGCGGCCGGACTGTCGCGACTGGGCCTCGCCAGGACGTCGATGGTCGTGTACGCGAGACCACTCGGGTCGACCGACGAGGAAGCGGCTCAGTTCGACGACGTGCCGTCAGCCGTCGACGAGATGCCACTCGACGCGACGCGTTCCGGCGAGACGCCACCCGACGTGACGCTCGATGTGGTCCGTGCGAGCGAACTCTCGATTCGACCGAGCCCGGAGTTCGAGGACCTCGCGCCGTCGGACTTCGTGGTCCTCGCTCGCGACGCCTCGGCGCCGGAGTCCGTGCACGGGTGGGTGTTCGTGACCCTGGAGCGGCCGGTGTCGGTGACGGAGCTTTCGACGACGGTCCGGTTCGACGGCGCGTACCTCTGGGGGCTGTTCGTGGCGCCGAGCGAGCGCGAGCGTGGGGTCGCAACGGTGCTCCTCTCGCGCGCGGTCGCGTTCGCGGGGTCGGACCGGGTCGAGGCGGCGTACGCACTGGTGGCAGCGGAGAACGCGCCGTCTCGGCGAGCGTTCGAGACGGTGGGGTTCGAGGCGGTCGACGAGGTGTCGTACCAGCGGGCGTTCGTCTGGGAGCGTCGTCGCGGGTCGCTCCACGCCGACCGCGAGTACAGCACCTAG
- a CDS encoding digeranylgeranylglycerophospholipid reductase has translation MTDTHDVVIAGAGPAGGQAARDLASRGYDVVVLETENEDEFPSRSNKSTAGTFPSTMASFNVPDEVVMNFTDDVILESPNEHYRRHQPGAVLEFADFKNWLVDEAVADGAEYRFDARVSKPITEGGECVGVTYNGDEEVYADIVIDATGPAAPLAKALDVCSLKREKQAIGIEFEYENVNVDAEGYADLTDAMMLRLDHDIAPGGYSWIFHTGADTAKVGVCYIQNSSHRKNSKSGFTIDDYLQYWVDTDPRFEDAVKLEGKQHRGSAHVQLPDRMSTDNFMAIGDTVPTVDPLWGEGIDKCMRSGRVAAATADRALTDSDRDTTADQMRVYDELWHGRVAPKVKTRLFMTEMLYRASDDRYDALIGDLHRYSKERLDSVNAGNPIDMLRMLKLEDISILASTARDWYRS, from the coding sequence ATGACAGACACACACGACGTGGTTATCGCTGGTGCAGGCCCCGCCGGTGGGCAGGCGGCTCGAGACCTCGCGTCACGCGGATACGACGTGGTCGTCCTCGAGACCGAGAACGAGGACGAGTTCCCGAGCCGGAGCAACAAGTCGACCGCCGGGACGTTCCCGTCGACGATGGCATCGTTCAACGTCCCCGACGAGGTCGTGATGAACTTCACGGACGACGTGATCCTTGAGTCGCCGAACGAGCACTATCGCCGCCACCAGCCCGGCGCCGTCCTGGAGTTCGCGGACTTCAAGAACTGGCTGGTGGACGAGGCCGTCGCCGACGGCGCCGAGTATCGGTTCGACGCGCGAGTATCCAAGCCCATCACCGAAGGCGGCGAGTGCGTCGGCGTCACGTACAACGGCGACGAGGAGGTGTACGCCGACATCGTCATCGACGCCACCGGGCCCGCGGCACCGCTCGCGAAGGCGCTCGACGTCTGCAGCCTGAAGCGCGAGAAGCAAGCGATCGGTATCGAGTTCGAGTACGAGAACGTGAACGTGGACGCCGAGGGCTACGCGGACCTGACGGACGCGATGATGCTCCGGCTCGACCACGACATCGCTCCCGGCGGGTACTCGTGGATCTTTCACACGGGCGCGGACACGGCGAAGGTCGGCGTTTGTTACATCCAGAACTCGAGTCACCGGAAGAACTCGAAGTCCGGATTCACGATCGACGACTACCTCCAGTACTGGGTGGACACCGACCCGCGCTTCGAGGACGCCGTCAAGCTCGAGGGCAAACAGCACCGGGGCTCGGCGCACGTCCAACTCCCCGATCGCATGAGCACGGACAACTTCATGGCGATCGGCGACACCGTCCCGACGGTGGACCCGCTCTGGGGCGAGGGCATCGACAAGTGCATGCGGTCGGGCCGGGTCGCCGCCGCGACCGCGGACCGGGCGCTCACGGATAGCGACCGCGACACGACCGCGGACCAGATGCGGGTGTACGACGAGCTCTGGCACGGGCGCGTCGCGCCGAAGGTGAAGACGCGACTGTTCATGACGGAGATGCTCTACCGGGCATCGGATGACCGCTACGACGCGCTCATCGGCGACCTGCACCGGTACTCCAAGGAACGACTGGACTCGGTGAACGCCGGCAACCCGATCGACATGCTGCGGATGCTGAAGCTCGAAGACATCTCGATCCTCGCGTCGACCGCCCGCGACTGGTACCGGAGCTGA
- a CDS encoding DUF5804 family protein, with translation MTEVCFVGDADCDLQYELLSRETAREALSTYDLRQPFDNAIALSTVSLGAAVSLCNDLNWYVVRFVDDVLVREPSVDDLEWLSRDLATKVRDGAVDGPETGEFLKVYGLKQPEPTPEDPNPGGPPSLVEPLYVARQDGEIPEYDLRDVDDTVVVRLSEEEFTV, from the coding sequence GTGACAGAGGTCTGTTTCGTCGGGGACGCTGACTGCGACCTCCAGTACGAGTTGCTGTCGCGGGAGACGGCGCGCGAAGCGCTGTCGACGTACGACCTGCGCCAGCCGTTCGACAACGCCATCGCGCTGTCGACCGTGAGCCTCGGCGCTGCGGTGTCCCTGTGCAACGACCTGAACTGGTACGTCGTCCGGTTCGTCGACGACGTGCTCGTGCGCGAGCCGAGCGTGGACGACCTCGAGTGGCTGTCCCGCGACCTGGCGACGAAGGTCCGCGACGGCGCGGTCGACGGCCCGGAGACGGGCGAGTTCCTGAAGGTGTACGGCCTGAAGCAGCCAGAGCCGACGCCGGAGGACCCGAACCCCGGTGGGCCGCCGTCGCTCGTCGAGCCGCTGTACGTCGCCCGCCAGGACGGCGAGATACCCGAGTACGACCTGCGTGACGTCGACGACACGGTCGTCGTCCGGCTCTCCGAGGAGGAGTTCACCGTATGA
- a CDS encoding transcriptional regulator, translating into MAGRLETGIEVLDRKLDGGLPPGTIVALTAEPASQSELILYELTAARGSLYLTTERSDQAVRDAIEKTNAPVGSPTVRDISGSEPLDQANRLIRALPEGANLIIDTANVLERGDRNRFRNFMTELQTHMVNTGSIAIMHCMKEQTPPPNRSSTKHMSDVVFDLETAVRGSELENRLTVPKFRGGTALKESIKLELSDEVAIDTSRDIA; encoded by the coding sequence ATGGCGGGTCGGCTAGAGACGGGCATCGAGGTTCTCGACCGCAAACTCGACGGTGGGTTACCGCCGGGTACGATCGTCGCCCTCACCGCGGAACCGGCCAGCCAGTCCGAACTCATCCTCTACGAACTCACCGCCGCCAGAGGCAGCCTCTACCTGACGACGGAGCGCTCCGATCAGGCCGTCCGGGACGCGATCGAGAAGACGAACGCGCCCGTCGGCTCGCCGACGGTCCGGGACATCTCCGGGAGCGAACCGCTGGATCAGGCGAACCGTCTCATCCGCGCACTCCCCGAGGGCGCGAACCTCATCATCGACACCGCGAACGTCCTCGAGCGCGGCGACCGGAATCGCTTCCGGAACTTCATGACGGAACTGCAGACGCACATGGTGAACACGGGCTCGATCGCCATCATGCACTGCATGAAAGAGCAGACGCCGCCGCCGAATCGGTCCTCGACGAAGCACATGTCGGACGTCGTCTTCGACCTCGAGACGGCCGTCCGCGGCAGCGAGCTCGAGAACCGCCTCACCGTCCCGAAGTTCCGCGGCGGAACCGCCCTCAAGGAGTCCATCAAACTGGAGCTCTCGGACGAGGTCGCGATCGACACCAGTCGCGACATCGCGTAG
- a CDS encoding MazG nucleotide pyrophosphohydrolase domain-containing protein codes for MDAQDRVREFHDEHDMDGEPEYQLLDLAAEVGELAADACDATEYGVGDGDVDVARDEVGDALFSLLSFANSLDVDADAALDEALAKYERRIEETGDPSSGD; via the coding sequence ATGGACGCACAGGACCGCGTACGCGAGTTCCACGACGAACACGACATGGACGGCGAACCCGAGTACCAACTCCTGGACCTGGCGGCCGAGGTCGGTGAACTCGCGGCCGACGCGTGTGACGCGACCGAGTACGGCGTCGGCGACGGCGACGTGGACGTCGCCCGGGACGAGGTCGGGGACGCGTTGTTCAGCCTGCTGTCGTTCGCGAACTCGCTCGACGTGGACGCGGACGCCGCGCTCGACGAAGCGCTCGCGAAGTACGAACGACGCATCGAGGAGACGGGCGACCCGAGCTCCGGCGACTGA
- a CDS encoding peptidylprolyl isomerase — protein sequence MTEEEAETEDAPAEADEADADETEGVQDGDFVKLAYTARTVENDQLVDTTDAEVAEEEGIDQEGEEFAPRTIVLGEGHIFDSVEDDVRGKEVGDTGTVVVPAAEAFGEYDEDDVRTISAEKIPEDNRHPGAQVQIDGEDGFVNTIIGGRARVDFNHPLAGDDVEYDYEIVDVVTDEVEKASGLFEMFFDIAPEMWIDTDEVEEETMVEPDEDADEDAEPEFETETVEKRSLYVESVPQLQMNQQWMFGKQQVAQQIMSHVDVDRVVVQEIIDGGGMGGMMGGMGGMMGGMGGGEGADAEAVEEALEEADVDADEIAAELDDE from the coding sequence ATGACCGAAGAAGAAGCCGAGACAGAGGACGCACCGGCCGAGGCCGACGAGGCCGACGCAGACGAGACCGAGGGCGTGCAGGACGGGGACTTCGTCAAGCTCGCCTACACCGCACGCACCGTCGAGAACGACCAGCTCGTCGACACGACCGACGCCGAGGTCGCCGAGGAGGAGGGCATCGACCAGGAGGGCGAGGAGTTCGCGCCGCGCACGATCGTCCTGGGCGAAGGCCACATCTTCGACAGCGTCGAGGACGACGTCCGCGGGAAGGAAGTCGGCGACACCGGGACCGTCGTCGTCCCCGCCGCCGAGGCGTTCGGCGAGTACGACGAGGACGACGTCCGCACGATCTCCGCAGAGAAGATCCCCGAGGACAACCGTCATCCGGGCGCGCAGGTCCAGATCGACGGCGAGGACGGCTTCGTGAACACCATCATCGGTGGGCGCGCTCGCGTCGACTTCAATCACCCGCTCGCGGGCGACGACGTCGAGTACGACTACGAGATCGTCGACGTCGTCACGGACGAGGTCGAGAAGGCCTCGGGCCTGTTCGAGATGTTCTTCGACATCGCGCCCGAGATGTGGATCGACACGGACGAGGTCGAGGAGGAGACGATGGTCGAGCCCGACGAGGACGCGGACGAGGACGCCGAGCCCGAGTTCGAGACGGAGACCGTCGAGAAGCGCTCGCTGTACGTCGAGAGCGTCCCGCAGCTCCAGATGAACCAGCAGTGGATGTTCGGCAAGCAGCAGGTCGCTCAGCAGATCATGAGTCACGTCGACGTCGACCGCGTGGTCGTCCAGGAGATCATCGACGGCGGCGGTATGGGCGGCATGATGGGTGGCATGGGCGGCATGATGGGTGGCATGGGCGGCGGCGAGGGCGCTGACGCCGAGGCCGTCGAGGAAGCGCTCGAGGAAGCCGACGTGGACGCCGACGAGATCGCCGCGGAACTCGACGACGAGTAA
- the cyaB gene encoding class IV adenylate cyclase produces the protein MYEVEMKVRADHDVVRERLEERDASLSGIAFQEDTYYDAPHREFAETDEALRVRREADLGADAPASVDAVASALSDGEFESRVTYKGPLVEAASKTREEFETRVDDGDTMARVFDALGFSPAATVAKRREFWTLSAVTVTVDDVDGLGTFVEAEVESDEDEVDRARERVARTLRDLGLDPEEQIRTSYLGLLLDAADD, from the coding sequence ATGTACGAGGTCGAGATGAAGGTCCGGGCGGACCACGACGTCGTCCGCGAACGACTGGAGGAGCGCGACGCGTCGCTGTCGGGGATCGCGTTCCAGGAGGACACGTACTACGACGCGCCGCATCGCGAGTTCGCGGAGACGGACGAGGCGTTGCGCGTGCGCCGAGAGGCCGACCTGGGGGCTGACGCGCCTGCAAGCGTGGACGCGGTCGCGAGCGCACTTTCGGACGGCGAGTTCGAGTCCAGGGTGACGTACAAGGGTCCGCTCGTCGAGGCGGCGTCGAAGACGCGCGAGGAGTTCGAAACGCGCGTCGACGACGGCGACACGATGGCTCGCGTGTTCGACGCGCTCGGGTTCTCGCCGGCGGCGACGGTCGCGAAGCGCCGCGAGTTCTGGACGCTGTCTGCCGTGACGGTCACCGTCGACGACGTCGACGGCCTGGGGACGTTCGTCGAGGCGGAGGTCGAGAGCGACGAGGACGAGGTCGACCGGGCACGCGAACGCGTCGCGCGGACTCTACGAGACCTCGGGCTGGATCCCGAGGAACAGATCCGGACGTCCTATCTCGGTCTGCTGCTGGACGCAGCGGACGACTGA
- a CDS encoding methionine adenosyltransferase, whose amino-acid sequence MTDRNIRVEPIDRQAVEDQEVEIVERKGLGHPDSICDGIAESVSQALAQTYLDRVGKVLHYNTDETQLVAGNAAPAFGGGEVIEPIYVLIVGRATKEYEIENGEVLHIPTEPVALDAARSYIDEHFPELEFGTDVVVDVKLGEGSGDLQEVFGEDGATVPMANDTSFGVGHAPLTETETIVEEAEQRLNGEYHDTNPELGQDVKIMGKREGDVIDITVAAAMVDSYVADLEEYATAVEGVRDFVTEVAHEHTDRDVNVHVNTADDLDEGSIYLTHTGTSAEQGDDGSVGRGNRANGLITPNRSMSMEATSGKNPVNHIGKIYNLLSTRIAEAVVAEVDGIRDLRIRLLSQIGRPIDQPHVADAHVITEDGVAISDVSADVEAIVDRELADVTDVTRAVIDGELSTF is encoded by the coding sequence ATGACAGACCGCAATATTCGCGTGGAACCCATCGACCGACAGGCGGTCGAGGACCAGGAGGTCGAGATCGTCGAGCGAAAGGGCCTCGGGCACCCGGACTCCATCTGCGACGGCATCGCCGAGAGCGTCTCGCAGGCGCTCGCACAGACGTATCTCGACCGAGTGGGGAAGGTACTGCACTACAACACGGACGAGACCCAGCTCGTCGCCGGGAACGCCGCGCCCGCGTTCGGCGGCGGCGAGGTCATCGAACCCATCTACGTTCTCATCGTCGGTCGCGCGACGAAGGAGTACGAGATCGAGAACGGTGAGGTCCTCCACATCCCGACCGAGCCGGTGGCGCTCGACGCGGCTCGCAGCTACATCGACGAGCACTTCCCGGAACTCGAGTTCGGCACGGACGTCGTCGTCGACGTGAAACTCGGCGAGGGCAGCGGCGACCTCCAGGAGGTCTTCGGCGAGGACGGCGCGACCGTCCCGATGGCGAACGACACGAGCTTCGGGGTCGGACACGCGCCCCTCACCGAGACCGAGACCATCGTCGAGGAGGCCGAGCAGCGCCTGAACGGCGAGTACCACGACACGAACCCCGAACTCGGCCAGGACGTGAAGATCATGGGGAAGCGCGAGGGCGACGTCATCGACATCACGGTCGCGGCGGCGATGGTGGACTCGTACGTCGCTGACCTCGAGGAGTACGCGACCGCGGTCGAGGGCGTCCGCGACTTCGTAACCGAGGTCGCACACGAGCACACCGACCGCGACGTGAACGTGCACGTCAACACCGCGGACGACCTCGACGAGGGCTCGATCTACCTCACGCACACGGGCACGAGCGCGGAACAGGGCGACGACGGCAGCGTCGGCCGCGGGAACCGCGCGAACGGCCTCATCACGCCGAACCGCTCGATGTCGATGGAGGCCACCTCGGGGAAGAACCCCGTGAACCACATCGGGAAGATCTACAACCTCCTGTCGACGCGCATCGCGGAAGCGGTCGTCGCCGAGGTCGACGGCATCCGCGACCTCCGCATCCGCCTCCTCAGCCAGATCGGTCGCCCGATCGACCAGCCCCACGTCGCCGACGCGCACGTCATCACGGAGGACGGCGTCGCCATCAGCGACGTCAGCGCCGACGTCGAGGCGATCGTCGACCGCGAACTCGCTGACGTTACGGACGTCACGCGCGCCGTCATCGACGGCGAACTCTCGACGTTCTGA